In a genomic window of Pseudomonas mohnii:
- a CDS encoding alpha/beta hydrolase, whose amino-acid sequence MASRIWRLIGLIAGAVSLLAMTACSPLKMLNALTPDGTFDRTEGIAYGSDPRQKLDVYVPRHPMANAPVVVFFYGGSWNSGSRSDYSFVGEALASRGIVAVLADYRLYPQVRYPLFLEDAAGAVAWTHDHIRQYSGNPQRLYLMGHSSGAYNVAMLALDPGLLGAVGLSPHDLSGWIGLAGPYDFLPIKNPEVRPVFFWPDSPPQSQPINHVSHGAPPALLMASTNDEVVNPTRNTGGLALRLREAGVPVQDLYFSRTGHATLVAALSRPMRGLAPVLDEVTSFVRTTPSQ is encoded by the coding sequence ATGGCGAGCAGGATTTGGCGGTTGATAGGCCTGATTGCGGGTGCTGTGTCGCTGCTCGCGATGACTGCCTGTTCGCCCTTGAAAATGCTCAACGCCCTGACGCCCGACGGCACGTTCGACCGGACCGAGGGCATTGCCTATGGCAGCGATCCACGGCAAAAGCTCGATGTTTATGTGCCGCGTCATCCGATGGCCAACGCGCCGGTGGTGGTGTTTTTCTATGGCGGCAGTTGGAACAGTGGCTCACGCAGCGACTACAGCTTTGTCGGCGAGGCGCTGGCATCCCGAGGGATTGTCGCGGTGCTGGCGGACTATCGGTTGTACCCGCAGGTGCGTTATCCGCTGTTTCTCGAAGACGCCGCCGGGGCGGTGGCCTGGACTCATGATCACATCCGCCAGTATTCCGGCAACCCGCAGCGTCTATACCTGATGGGCCACAGTTCCGGCGCCTACAACGTTGCGATGCTGGCACTGGACCCCGGACTGCTGGGGGCGGTAGGCCTGTCGCCGCACGATCTCAGCGGCTGGATCGGTCTGGCCGGCCCCTATGATTTCCTGCCGATCAAGAATCCGGAGGTGCGCCCGGTGTTTTTCTGGCCAGACTCACCGCCGCAATCGCAACCGATCAATCACGTCAGTCACGGTGCACCACCGGCGCTGTTGATGGCATCGACGAACGATGAGGTGGTCAATCCGACGCGCAATACCGGCGGTCTGGCACTCAGGCTGCGTGAGGCGGGTGTGCCGGTGCAGGATCTTTATTTCTCCCGCACCGGCCACGCCACGCTGGTGGCGGCGTTGTCGCGGCCCATGCGCGGTCTGGCGCCGGTGCTGGACGAGGTCACTTCGTTCGTCAGAACGACTCCGTCTCAGTGA
- a CDS encoding DUF4123 domain-containing protein, protein MIAVEMPESTPHWFLLDTPGVPQAGTALPHRFAHARWFWLFEGTEWHALREQGPALIDLRSCPILARACQRDARYWRGLLLISETSASALLAHLRRMLTVGFGAHHRALLSYYNPCTASYFFDACDAGELSRWLGPISQLRWFGGTWADRANGSQGWQRLLNPGLAVSPLAIEEALSPHQKARLQTCLLEHHTWQWCKSTGTDYRTLWSHLQEGLKLGFSERAVLDGWLWLRLQYPQAVPDLPLPGATQKERLERLRNRWQDQHP, encoded by the coding sequence ATGATCGCCGTCGAGATGCCCGAATCGACCCCGCACTGGTTTTTGCTGGATACACCGGGTGTGCCACAAGCGGGCACTGCCCTGCCGCACCGGTTTGCGCATGCGCGGTGGTTCTGGCTGTTCGAAGGCACGGAGTGGCATGCGCTGCGCGAGCAAGGTCCGGCCCTGATCGATCTGCGGAGCTGTCCGATTCTCGCCCGGGCGTGCCAGCGCGATGCGCGGTACTGGCGTGGCCTGCTGTTGATCAGCGAGACATCGGCATCGGCCTTGCTGGCGCACTTGCGGCGCATGCTCACGGTCGGTTTCGGCGCGCATCACCGCGCCTTGCTGAGTTACTACAACCCTTGCACCGCCAGTTACTTCTTCGATGCCTGCGATGCCGGGGAACTGAGTCGCTGGCTGGGGCCGATCAGCCAGTTGCGCTGGTTCGGTGGCACCTGGGCGGATCGGGCCAACGGCAGCCAGGGCTGGCAACGGCTGCTCAATCCGGGGCTTGCCGTCAGCCCGCTGGCGATCGAAGAGGCACTCAGTCCCCATCAGAAGGCAAGGCTGCAAACCTGCCTGCTGGAGCACCACACCTGGCAATGGTGCAAGTCCACCGGCACCGATTACCGCACGCTGTGGTCCCATCTCCAGGAAGGGCTGAAACTGGGGTTCAGCGAGCGCGCGGTGCTCGATGGCTGGTTATGGCTACGCTTGCAGTACCCGCAGGCCGTGCCCGACCTGCCGCTGCCGGGCGCTACCCAGAAAGAACGCCTCGAACGCCTGCGCAATCGCTGGCAAGACCAGCACCCCTGA
- a CDS encoding type VI secretion system Vgr family protein has protein sequence MFDPVNEPAFRLDVAGLSDAFEVLAFTGRESISEPFVFDIELLIDDLSLDLSSLLYRSASLHFGPSGNRVHGQLHELVQRDHGPLARLCHVRLGPRLACLSQRSSQRIFSARSVPQILDQVLKEHGIVGPNRRFELGGDYPPRDFCTQYRESDLQFVQRLCAQERLHYHFEHRPRGHCVVFSDGRGCFSRGERALFNSDGEQPAVRRFEVRQCAQSAVQRAQCHTDLPTLRSGQMMPLAEHPVAEWNRSWLLTHVEHQGRQDPDVPYSNQVRAMRWEVSFESPHSARKPVMHSLQRAWIVDVDEPLPDPSRPVAVQFDWLYQGEGAAPSHCWLPISPELEAANVARLSEGTEVVVSFIEGDPDQPLIIGVLNPMQMPEAVETPGSLSIDDDPPEGIQGWLCSGEPLLLLCLLPGGGSFNHCEQAFCACRAALRLGQSGAA, from the coding sequence ATGTTCGATCCAGTCAACGAACCTGCATTTCGTCTGGACGTAGCTGGTCTGTCCGACGCCTTCGAGGTCCTGGCCTTTACCGGTAGAGAGTCCATCAGCGAGCCATTCGTGTTTGACATTGAGTTGCTGATCGATGACTTGAGCCTTGACCTCTCCAGCCTGTTGTACCGTTCGGCCTCCCTGCATTTCGGGCCATCGGGAAACCGTGTGCACGGACAGCTGCATGAGCTGGTCCAGCGCGACCACGGGCCGCTGGCCAGGCTCTGTCATGTTCGTCTGGGCCCACGGTTGGCTTGCCTTTCCCAGCGTTCCAGCCAACGCATCTTCAGTGCCCGCTCGGTGCCGCAAATCCTCGATCAGGTGCTCAAGGAGCACGGCATCGTCGGTCCGAATCGGCGCTTCGAACTGGGCGGTGATTACCCGCCTCGTGATTTCTGTACGCAGTACCGGGAATCGGATCTGCAATTCGTTCAGCGCCTGTGTGCCCAAGAACGGCTGCACTACCACTTCGAACATCGGCCGAGAGGACACTGCGTGGTGTTTTCCGATGGTCGGGGGTGTTTTTCTCGTGGCGAAAGGGCGTTGTTCAACAGCGATGGCGAACAACCGGCGGTGCGTCGTTTCGAGGTTCGGCAATGCGCGCAGAGTGCAGTGCAGCGCGCGCAATGTCACACGGATCTGCCAACACTGCGCAGCGGGCAGATGATGCCGCTCGCCGAACATCCGGTGGCCGAGTGGAATCGATCGTGGTTGCTGACCCATGTCGAGCATCAGGGCCGTCAGGACCCGGACGTTCCCTACAGCAACCAGGTGCGTGCGATGCGTTGGGAGGTGTCGTTCGAGTCGCCTCATTCTGCACGCAAACCGGTCATGCACAGCCTGCAACGGGCCTGGATTGTTGACGTCGATGAGCCCCTGCCCGATCCGTCCAGGCCTGTGGCGGTGCAATTTGACTGGCTTTATCAAGGCGAGGGGGCAGCGCCCAGTCACTGTTGGCTGCCGATATCACCGGAGCTGGAAGCGGCAAACGTCGCTCGCTTGAGTGAAGGCACGGAAGTGGTGGTGAGTTTCATCGAAGGCGATCCGGATCAACCATTGATTATCGGCGTTCTTAACCCGATGCAGATGCCCGAAGCGGTCGAGACACCCGGCTCGCTCTCTATCGACGACGATCCGCCCGAAGGTATTCAGGGCTGGTTGTGCTCTGGAGAACCCTTGTTGTTGCTGTGCCTGCTTCCCGGGGGCGGCAGTTTCAATCATTGTGAACAGGCTTTTTGTGCCTGTCGGGCGGCGTTGCGGCTTGGCCAGAGTGGTGCGGCATGA
- the speA gene encoding arginine decarboxylase — MSVRRTRKDDGSQWTVADSRSVYGIRHWGAGYFAINDAGRVEVRPNGPSSAPIDLFEQVDQLRKSGLSLPLLVRFPDILQDRVRQLTGAFDANIERLEYQSKYTALYPIKVNQQEAVIENIIATQNVSIGLEAGSKPELLAVLALAPKGGTIVCNGYKDREFIRLALMGQKLGHNVFIVIEKESEVGLVIEEAASLKVKPQVGLRVRLSSLASSKWADTGGEKSKFGLSAAQLLSVVERFRAAGLDQGIRLLHFHMGSQIANLADYQHGFKEAIRYYGELRNLGLPVDHIDVGGGLGVDYDGTHSRNASSINYDMDDYAGVVVGMLKEFCDAQSLPHPNIFSESGRSLTAHHAMLVVQVTDVEKHNDDVPQIENKEALPETVQWLVDLLGPTDIEMVTETYWRATHYMSDVASQYADGKLTLAEKALAEQCYFAVCRRLHNSLKARQRSHRQVLDELNDKLADKYICNFSVFQSLPDTWAIGQVLPILPLHRLDEEPLRRAVLQDLTCDSDGKIKQYVDEQSIETSLPVHALKDGEDYLLGIFLVGAYQEILGDMHNLFGDTDSVNIYQNADGSVYHAGIETHDTIEDMLRYVHLSPEELMTHYRDKCASARISASERTQFLDALRLGLTRSSYLSS; from the coding sequence ATGTCCGTACGACGCACACGCAAAGACGATGGCAGCCAATGGACAGTTGCGGACAGCCGCAGTGTTTACGGGATTCGCCATTGGGGGGCCGGGTATTTCGCGATCAACGACGCCGGTCGCGTCGAAGTTCGTCCGAACGGCCCGAGCAGCGCGCCTATCGACCTGTTCGAGCAAGTCGACCAGTTGCGTAAAAGCGGCTTGTCCTTGCCGCTGCTGGTCCGTTTCCCGGACATTCTGCAAGACCGCGTGCGTCAGTTGACCGGTGCGTTCGACGCCAACATCGAACGCCTGGAATACCAAAGCAAATACACCGCGTTGTACCCGATCAAGGTCAACCAGCAGGAAGCGGTGATCGAAAACATCATCGCTACCCAGAACGTCTCCATCGGCCTGGAAGCCGGCTCCAAGCCTGAGCTGCTGGCGGTACTGGCACTGGCGCCGAAGGGCGGCACCATCGTCTGCAACGGCTACAAGGACCGTGAGTTCATCCGTCTGGCGCTGATGGGCCAGAAGCTCGGCCACAACGTGTTCATCGTGATCGAGAAAGAGTCCGAAGTCGGCCTGGTGATCGAAGAAGCGGCGTCGCTCAAGGTCAAGCCCCAGGTCGGTCTGCGCGTGCGTTTGTCCTCCCTGGCGTCGAGCAAGTGGGCGGACACCGGTGGTGAGAAATCCAAGTTTGGTCTGTCGGCGGCGCAGTTGCTGTCGGTGGTCGAGCGTTTCCGTGCTGCCGGCCTGGATCAAGGCATTCGCCTGCTGCACTTCCATATGGGGTCGCAGATCGCCAACCTGGCGGACTACCAGCACGGTTTCAAGGAGGCGATTCGCTACTACGGCGAACTGCGCAACCTCGGCCTGCCGGTGGATCACATCGACGTCGGCGGCGGCCTGGGCGTCGACTACGACGGTACGCACTCGCGTAACGCCAGTTCGATCAACTACGACATGGACGATTACGCGGGTGTCGTGGTCGGCATGCTCAAGGAGTTCTGCGACGCGCAGAGCCTGCCGCACCCGAACATTTTCTCCGAGAGCGGCCGTTCCCTGACGGCGCACCACGCAATGCTGGTGGTACAGGTCACCGACGTCGAGAAACACAACGACGACGTGCCGCAGATCGAGAACAAGGAAGCGCTGCCGGAAACCGTGCAGTGGCTGGTGGACCTGCTCGGCCCGACCGATATTGAAATGGTCACCGAAACCTACTGGCGCGCCACGCACTACATGAGCGATGTGGCCTCCCAGTATGCCGACGGCAAGCTGACCCTGGCGGAAAAAGCCCTGGCCGAGCAATGCTACTTCGCCGTGTGCCGTCGCCTGCACAACTCGTTGAAGGCGCGCCAGCGCTCCCACCGCCAGGTGCTCGACGAACTCAATGACAAGCTGGCCGACAAGTACATCTGCAACTTCTCGGTATTCCAGAGCCTGCCGGACACCTGGGCCATCGGCCAGGTTTTGCCGATCCTGCCGCTGCACCGCCTCGACGAGGAGCCGCTGCGTCGCGCCGTGCTGCAGGACCTGACCTGTGACTCGGATGGAAAGATCAAGCAGTACGTCGACGAGCAGAGCATCGAAACCAGTCTGCCGGTGCACGCGCTGAAGGACGGTGAAGACTACCTGCTGGGCATCTTCCTGGTCGGCGCCTATCAGGAAATTCTCGGCGACATGCACAACCTGTTCGGTGACACCGACTCGGTGAACATCTATCAGAACGCCGACGGCAGCGTGTATCACGCGGGTATCGAAACCCACGACACCATCGAAGACATGCTGCGTTACGTGCACCTGTCGCCAGAAGAACTGATGACCCACTATCGCGACAAGTGCGCCAGTGCCCGCATCAGTGCCAGCGAGCGCACCCAGTTCCTCGATGCGCTGCGTCTGGGCCTGACCCGTTCGTCTTACCTGTCTTCTTGA
- a CDS encoding translation initiation factor Sui1, which translates to MAKKAASFAALGGLVFSTDAGRHCPDCSKPVDACICKQTVIPAGDGIARVRRESKGRGGKTVTTITGVPLAEDALKELATTLKKRCGTGGALKDGIIEIQGDHVELLLAELTRHGFKAKKSGG; encoded by the coding sequence GTGGCCAAAAAAGCCGCATCCTTCGCCGCCCTCGGTGGCCTGGTATTTTCCACCGACGCAGGTCGTCATTGCCCGGATTGCAGTAAACCGGTGGACGCCTGCATCTGCAAACAGACCGTTATTCCGGCCGGCGACGGCATCGCTCGCGTGCGTCGCGAAAGCAAGGGCCGTGGCGGCAAGACGGTGACGACCATCACCGGCGTGCCGCTGGCTGAAGACGCGCTCAAGGAGCTGGCCACGACGTTGAAAAAACGTTGCGGCACCGGTGGGGCGTTGAAAGACGGGATCATTGAAATCCAGGGCGACCATGTCGAGCTACTCTTGGCCGAGTTGACCAGGCACGGTTTCAAAGCGAAGAAATCCGGCGGCTAG
- a CDS encoding NUDIX hydrolase produces MVDSAKEAAHRAASDAEQIAWVDEQDNPLGALVRADLRERGLIGRGTYIMLFNSAGELCVHRRTLSKAIYPGYWDVAAGGMVLADESYAESAARELEEELGVSGVELTAHDHFFFEDTGNRLWCSAFSAVWDGPLVLQPEEVLEARFLPIDEVLREIDEKPYCPDSLAALKRYLRARGGDVAKEL; encoded by the coding sequence ATGGTCGATAGTGCCAAGGAGGCTGCCCACCGGGCAGCTTCGGATGCTGAACAGATCGCCTGGGTCGACGAGCAGGACAACCCGCTCGGAGCCCTGGTGCGTGCCGATCTGCGCGAGCGCGGGCTGATCGGGCGGGGCACCTACATCATGCTGTTCAATTCCGCCGGTGAGCTTTGCGTGCACCGTCGAACCCTGAGCAAAGCGATTTATCCCGGATATTGGGACGTGGCGGCGGGCGGCATGGTGCTGGCCGACGAAAGTTATGCCGAGTCGGCGGCCCGCGAGCTGGAAGAAGAGCTTGGCGTGAGCGGTGTGGAATTGACCGCCCATGACCATTTTTTCTTCGAAGACACCGGCAACCGGCTCTGGTGTTCAGCGTTTTCGGCGGTGTGGGACGGTCCGTTGGTCCTGCAACCGGAGGAGGTACTTGAGGCGCGTTTTCTGCCAATCGACGAAGTGCTTCGGGAAATCGACGAAAAGCCTTATTGCCCGGACTCATTGGCCGCGCTGAAACGCTATCTCAGGGCCCGCGGCGGCGACGTCGCAAAAGAGCTATAA
- a CDS encoding DUF2333 family protein produces the protein MLDWKNRAGSAPERAAEPKSATRSYLGGLLFSRALLTLVVIYLVVTSILGWYWSQEPSLFPVQQNAQMAAEKEGKQMVVGYTTVETLKTVAGTLLNKPGGYISNDRFPPGLWMDNMPSWEYGVLVQVRDLSRAMRKDFARSQSQSTEDADLAKAEPRFNFDNKSWVLPSSESEYQEGINSLSRYQARLSDPSQKTALFYARADNLNNWLGDVGTRLGSLSQRLSASVGRVKLNTALKTEVVAPGVAPQVDEEIVETPWMQIDNVFYEARGQAWALSHLLRAIEVDFADVLAKKNATVSVRQIIRELEASQEPVWSPMILNGSGFGVLANHSLVMANYISRANAAVIDLRQLLNQG, from the coding sequence ATGCTGGACTGGAAGAACCGCGCCGGTAGCGCGCCTGAACGTGCCGCTGAACCGAAGTCGGCTACCCGCAGTTATCTGGGCGGCCTGTTGTTCAGTCGGGCGCTGCTCACACTGGTAGTGATCTACCTGGTGGTAACGAGCATTCTGGGCTGGTACTGGAGCCAGGAGCCATCGCTGTTTCCGGTGCAGCAGAATGCCCAAATGGCGGCCGAGAAAGAAGGCAAGCAGATGGTGGTCGGCTATACCACGGTCGAAACCCTCAAGACCGTCGCCGGTACATTGCTGAACAAACCGGGCGGCTACATTTCCAACGACCGTTTCCCGCCGGGCCTGTGGATGGACAACATGCCGAGCTGGGAATATGGCGTGCTGGTCCAGGTGCGTGATCTGAGTCGTGCAATGCGCAAGGACTTCGCCCGTTCGCAATCGCAGTCCACTGAAGACGCCGATCTGGCCAAGGCCGAGCCGCGTTTCAACTTCGACAATAAGAGCTGGGTGTTGCCGTCCAGTGAGTCCGAGTATCAGGAAGGCATCAATTCCCTGAGTCGCTATCAGGCGCGCCTGTCTGATCCGAGCCAGAAGACGGCCCTGTTCTATGCCCGTGCCGACAACCTGAACAACTGGCTGGGTGACGTCGGGACTCGCCTGGGGTCGCTGTCGCAACGCCTGTCGGCCAGCGTCGGCCGAGTCAAGCTCAACACGGCGTTGAAAACCGAAGTCGTGGCGCCGGGTGTGGCGCCGCAGGTTGACGAAGAAATCGTCGAAACCCCGTGGATGCAGATCGACAACGTATTCTATGAAGCCCGTGGTCAGGCCTGGGCCCTGTCGCACTTGCTGCGCGCTATCGAGGTCGATTTCGCCGATGTGCTGGCGAAGAAGAACGCCACGGTCAGCGTGCGCCAGATCATCCGTGAACTGGAAGCTTCGCAGGAGCCGGTATGGAGCCCGATGATCCTCAATGGCAGCGGCTTCGGTGTGCTGGCCAACCACTCGCTGGTCATGGCCAACTACATCTCCCGCGCCAATGCGGCGGTGATCGATTTGCGTCAACTGCTGAATCAGGGCTGA
- the gcbA gene encoding diguanylate cyclase GcbA, translating into MTEPEDPSRERLKHHFAQRVIHQARQILEIWQRLQRSEWSTNDLSELSEANLRLLRFAERFEQPEHTQLARHISQSLEAVDANRGRLSSGLITDLNRLMQRLSRTGLRHGDQLDQTFLPPLRKPIYVMLQDHDRGERLAKQLEFFGLSAQSLDSVAAFRASMVERLPAAIVMDVDFSGPGIGLKLAAEAQEGLDHRLPLLFFSLHETDTPTRLAAVRAGGQEFLTGTLEASSLLEKIEVLTCVAQYEPYKVLIIDDSRAQALHTERLLNSAGIVTRTLIEPIQAMAELADFQPDLIILDMYMPACTGTELAKVIRHNDRYVSVPIIYLSAEDDLDKQLDAMSEGGDDFLTKPIKPRHLITTVRNRAARARNLKARMVRDSLTGLYNHTHILQLLEDCSFRARRENKPLSFAMLDIDHFKRVNDSHGHPMGDRVIKSLALFLKQRLRKTDFIGRYGGEEFAIVMPDTDLDAAYRVLDEIRQRFAEIHYPAQPHDLWCTFSAGVVELCEDSDSLLMASQADEALYRAKDAGRNRVQAARTPKQSATFSSQITPSVITL; encoded by the coding sequence ATGACCGAGCCAGAAGACCCCAGCCGCGAGCGCCTCAAGCATCACTTTGCCCAGCGGGTAATTCATCAAGCACGTCAGATTCTTGAGATATGGCAGCGCCTGCAGCGCAGCGAGTGGTCGACCAATGACCTGTCGGAACTGAGCGAGGCCAATCTGCGCCTGCTGCGTTTCGCCGAACGTTTCGAGCAACCGGAACACACGCAACTGGCACGCCATATCAGCCAGTCGCTGGAAGCTGTCGACGCCAATCGCGGACGACTGAGCAGCGGCCTGATCACCGACCTCAATCGCTTGATGCAGCGCCTGTCGCGTACCGGCCTGCGTCATGGCGATCAGCTCGACCAAACCTTTCTGCCACCCCTGCGCAAGCCGATCTACGTGATGCTGCAGGATCATGACCGTGGCGAACGTCTGGCCAAACAGCTTGAGTTCTTTGGCCTCAGCGCCCAGTCCCTGGACAGCGTGGCGGCGTTTCGCGCCTCGATGGTCGAGCGCTTGCCAGCGGCGATCGTCATGGACGTGGATTTCAGCGGCCCCGGCATCGGCCTGAAACTGGCCGCCGAAGCCCAGGAAGGCCTCGATCATCGTTTGCCGCTGTTGTTCTTCAGCCTGCACGAAACCGACACCCCGACTCGCCTCGCCGCGGTGCGAGCCGGCGGCCAGGAGTTTCTCACCGGCACCCTCGAAGCCTCGAGCCTGCTCGAGAAAATCGAAGTCCTGACCTGCGTCGCCCAGTACGAGCCTTATAAAGTGCTGATCATCGACGATTCCCGCGCCCAGGCGCTGCACACCGAACGCCTCCTTAATAGCGCAGGGATCGTCACCCGGACCTTGATCGAGCCGATCCAGGCCATGGCCGAGCTGGCTGACTTTCAACCGGACCTGATCATCCTCGACATGTACATGCCGGCGTGCACCGGTACGGAACTGGCCAAGGTGATTCGCCACAACGACCGTTACGTCAGCGTGCCGATCATTTACCTGTCGGCCGAAGACGATCTGGACAAGCAACTCGACGCCATGAGCGAAGGCGGCGACGACTTCCTGACCAAGCCGATCAAGCCCCGGCACCTGATCACCACCGTGCGCAACCGCGCGGCACGGGCACGCAACCTCAAGGCTCGGATGGTCCGCGACAGCCTCACCGGGTTGTACAACCACACCCACATTCTGCAATTGCTCGAAGACTGCTCGTTCCGCGCCCGCCGCGAGAACAAGCCGCTGAGCTTTGCGATGCTCGACATCGACCACTTCAAACGGGTCAATGACAGCCACGGCCACCCCATGGGCGACCGCGTGATCAAGAGCCTGGCCCTGTTTCTCAAACAACGACTGCGCAAGACCGACTTTATCGGCCGTTACGGCGGCGAAGAGTTCGCCATCGTCATGCCCGACACTGACCTTGATGCGGCCTACCGGGTCCTCGATGAAATACGTCAGCGGTTTGCCGAAATTCATTACCCCGCTCAACCCCATGATCTTTGGTGCACCTTCAGTGCCGGGGTGGTCGAGTTGTGCGAAGACTCGGACAGCCTGTTGATGGCCAGCCAGGCGGACGAGGCGCTCTATCGGGCCAAAGACGCCGGACGCAATCGCGTACAGGCGGCCAGGACGCCAAAGCAAAGTGCCACCTTTTCATCGCAAATCACTCCATCAGTCATAACCCTGTAA
- a CDS encoding methyl-accepting chemotaxis protein: MIRDSLSELEATIQQVAGDASQAADASRHAGQAVAHGQQVIGLSLTGLHALVGEVQGNAQMIEHLAEESATIGGVLTVIRSIADQTNLLALNAAIEAARAGEMGRGFAVVAEEVRSLAQRTAGATGEIQTLIAGLQTAARQSVEGMRAQVEHAEATANQAQAADGALDKIVGAIQTISETAVRIADVTAQQSGAVSEIRDHSERIHQLGGDNLLRIGEGREQGENLLVLGGQLHTAVQAFRV; the protein is encoded by the coding sequence ATGATCCGTGATTCGCTCAGCGAACTGGAGGCGACCATTCAACAAGTGGCCGGCGATGCCAGTCAGGCTGCCGATGCCAGCCGCCACGCTGGCCAGGCCGTCGCGCACGGGCAGCAAGTCATCGGCCTGAGCCTCACCGGCCTGCATGCGCTGGTGGGTGAAGTGCAGGGCAATGCGCAGATGATCGAACACCTGGCCGAGGAATCGGCCACCATCGGCGGTGTGCTGACCGTGATCCGCTCGATTGCCGACCAGACCAACCTGTTGGCCCTGAACGCGGCCATCGAAGCGGCTCGCGCCGGGGAAATGGGGCGCGGCTTTGCCGTGGTGGCCGAAGAAGTGCGCTCTCTGGCACAACGCACCGCCGGCGCCACGGGAGAAATCCAGACCCTGATCGCCGGCCTGCAAACTGCCGCGCGGCAATCGGTCGAAGGCATGCGCGCCCAGGTCGAACACGCCGAAGCCACCGCCAATCAGGCCCAGGCGGCCGACGGTGCGCTGGATAAAATCGTCGGAGCGATCCAGACCATTTCCGAGACAGCCGTGCGCATTGCCGATGTCACCGCCCAGCAGAGTGGCGCTGTCAGCGAGATCCGCGATCACAGCGAGCGGATTCACCAACTGGGTGGGGATAACTTGCTGCGCATTGGCGAAGGGCGAGAGCAAGGGGAGAACCTGCTGGTGTTGGGCGGGCAACTGCATACGGCCGTTCAGGCGTTCCGCGTCTGA